A region of marine bacterium B5-7 DNA encodes the following proteins:
- a CDS encoding acetyl-CoA carboxylase biotin carboxylase subunit, with protein MFEKVLIANRGEIALRILRACKKLGIKTVAVYSTADKDLMHVKLADEAVCIGKAQATDSYLNVPAIISAAEITDSVAIHPGYGFLAENADFAERVENSGFTFIGPTPDAIRLMGDKVTAIAAMKEAGVPTVPGSNGSVGHNPQHDLATAKRIGYPIIVKAAGGGGGRGMRVVHSEAALLNAINLTRTEAKNAFNNDMVYMEKFLETPRHIEVQILGDGQGHAIHLGERDCSLQRRHQKVVEEAPAPGITPEQRKAIGESCVNACINMNYRGAGTFEFLFENGEFYFIEMNTRIQVEHPVTEMITGVDLIEEQLRVASGEPLRFKQSDITFKGHAIECRINAEDPEKFTPCPGKITLYHPPGGYGVRVESHIYTGYTVPPYYDSMIGKLIAYGDTREEALIKMRIALDEFVIDGIKTNIPLQQNIVRDANFAKGGVTIHYLEEKLNL; from the coding sequence ATGTTTGAGAAAGTCCTCATCGCCAATCGCGGTGAAATTGCCTTGCGCATTCTGCGCGCCTGTAAAAAACTCGGCATTAAAACTGTCGCGGTTTATTCCACCGCTGATAAAGATTTAATGCATGTAAAGCTAGCCGATGAAGCAGTTTGCATCGGTAAAGCACAAGCTACTGACAGTTATTTAAATGTGCCTGCCATTATTAGTGCGGCAGAAATCACAGATTCTGTTGCCATCCACCCTGGCTATGGTTTTCTCGCAGAAAATGCAGACTTTGCAGAACGCGTAGAAAATAGCGGATTTACCTTCATTGGTCCTACGCCTGATGCTATTCGCTTAATGGGTGATAAAGTCACCGCGATTGCTGCGATGAAAGAAGCGGGCGTGCCAACAGTGCCTGGCTCCAATGGATCTGTTGGTCATAATCCACAACACGATTTAGCGACAGCAAAACGTATCGGTTACCCTATTATTGTGAAAGCAGCAGGTGGTGGCGGTGGTCGTGGCATGCGTGTTGTTCATAGCGAAGCAGCTTTACTCAACGCGATCAACCTAACGCGCACCGAAGCAAAGAATGCTTTCAATAATGACATGGTGTACATGGAAAAATTCTTAGAAACACCACGTCATATTGAAGTACAAATCTTAGGTGATGGGCAAGGTCACGCGATTCATTTAGGCGAACGTGATTGTTCACTGCAACGTCGGCATCAAAAAGTTGTCGAAGAAGCCCCCGCGCCAGGCATTACCCCAGAACAACGTAAAGCGATTGGTGAGTCTTGCGTTAATGCTTGTATTAATATGAATTATCGTGGTGCCGGCACCTTTGAATTCTTATTTGAAAACGGTGAATTTTACTTTATTGAAATGAATACCCGTATTCAGGTCGAGCATCCTGTGACAGAGATGATCACCGGCGTTGATCTGATTGAAGAACAATTACGTGTTGCATCAGGCGAACCATTACGCTTTAAGCAATCAGATATCACGTTTAAAGGGCATGCGATTGAGTGTCGAATTAATGCAGAAGATCCTGAGAAATTCACACCCTGCCCCGGGAAAATTACCTTGTATCACCCACCGGGTGGTTATGGTGTACGTGTTGAATCGCATATTTATACGGGGTATACCGTGCCACCCTATTACGATTCGATGATTGGTAAGTTAATTGCTTACGGTGATACACGCGAAGAAGCCTTAATTAAAATGCGCATTGCGTTAGATGAGTTTGTTATAGATGGGATTAAAACCAACATCCCCTTGCAGCAAAACATCGTACGTGATGCGAACTTTGCTAAAGGTGGCGTGACGATTCATTACTTGGAAGAAAAGCTGAATCTGTAA
- a CDS encoding MFS transporter, with translation MYNPGMNKTTAITRIIPWVVSLALFMELVGATSLTVAIPAISQSIHADVISLKQSLTSYLISLAIFIPISGWLSEKYGAKRIFIFAVISFSLSSLLCGFSTNLSSLVIFRMLQGVGGALTLPVARLIIYTAFPKTSLVKATNVALIPGMLGIALGPVIGGVLVHYLSWRWIFFINVPVGIFTVVMASKMSEVVKQLDTRKLDWWGFILFGVGLAVFAFATESLDQGLLSLLKIGGLTLFSLALLTTYFYHSKRKKDCLLDLTLFKVHTFKIAMIMNFFSRFLSGAVPFLLPLMLQLGLKHNAMDAGFIMVPYAAGMIMVRFSVSWILKNLGFKRALLCNAFLLSGATACFSLISTSSSLSVVIFIVFLGGVFVSLQFGFVNTLLFVDMEDHELPQGTSIDATMRQLGLSFGIALGAMLLRLYVGDDFHHTTVVIDMAIFHRVFLLLACVPILLMPVLLCLNKNDGHIVSGKRFN, from the coding sequence TTGTATAATCCCGGCATGAACAAAACAACAGCGATAACACGCATTATTCCCTGGGTCGTTTCTTTGGCCTTATTTATGGAACTGGTTGGCGCGACGAGCCTCACCGTTGCGATTCCTGCTATTTCACAATCTATTCATGCTGATGTGATCAGCTTGAAACAGTCGTTAACGAGTTATTTGATTAGTCTTGCCATTTTTATCCCCATTAGTGGTTGGTTGTCTGAAAAATACGGTGCAAAACGCATTTTTATTTTTGCGGTCATCAGTTTTTCATTGAGCTCCTTGCTATGTGGATTTTCTACGAACCTATCTAGTTTAGTGATCTTTAGAATGTTACAGGGGGTAGGAGGCGCCTTGACGTTGCCCGTTGCACGTTTAATTATTTATACTGCGTTCCCCAAAACCTCACTGGTGAAGGCGACAAACGTGGCGTTAATTCCAGGTATGCTGGGGATTGCGCTAGGGCCAGTGATTGGTGGTGTGCTAGTGCATTATTTGTCGTGGCGTTGGATCTTCTTTATTAACGTACCGGTTGGCATTTTTACGGTGGTTATGGCATCGAAGATGTCTGAAGTGGTTAAGCAGCTTGATACAAGGAAGCTAGATTGGTGGGGATTTATTTTATTTGGGGTTGGTTTAGCAGTCTTTGCTTTTGCTACAGAATCTTTAGATCAAGGTTTGTTAAGCCTGCTTAAAATAGGTGGATTAACGCTGTTTTCTTTGGCGCTATTAACCACGTACTTTTATCATAGCAAACGAAAAAAAGATTGTTTGCTTGATTTAACCCTATTTAAAGTACATACCTTTAAAATTGCGATGATCATGAACTTTTTCTCACGATTTTTATCAGGTGCAGTGCCATTTTTGTTGCCGCTGATGTTGCAGCTGGGTTTAAAACATAATGCCATGGACGCTGGGTTTATTATGGTTCCTTATGCGGCAGGCATGATCATGGTACGTTTCTCTGTTTCATGGATTTTAAAAAATCTTGGGTTTAAGCGAGCGTTACTATGTAATGCGTTTTTACTATCAGGCGCGACAGCCTGTTTCAGCCTCATTTCAACGAGTAGTTCACTAAGCGTTGTTATCTTTATCGTTTTCCTGGGTGGTGTATTTGTCTCGCTACAATTTGGTTTTGTGAATACCTTATTGTTTGTTGACATGGAAGATCATGAGCTACCACAGGGCACCAGCATCGATGCGACGATGCGACAATTAGGGCTGAGTTTTGGTATTGCGTTGGGTGCGATGTTATTGCGATTATACGTCGGTGATGACTTTCACCACACGACCGTTGTGATTGATATGGCGATCTTTCACCGCGTATTTTTACTGCTTGCCTGTGTGCCGATTTTATTGATGCCCGTATTGCTCTGCTTAAACAAGAATGATGGGCATATCGTGAGTGGGAAGCGTTTTAATTAG
- the prs gene encoding ribose-phosphate pyrophosphokinase, with the protein MRNSRDMMIFSGNANRPLAEKVAAHLKIPLGQAEVGRFSDGEIRAELKEHVRGCDTFIIQPTCAPTNDFLMELAIIADTLRRSSAATVTAVVPYYGYARQDRRIRSARVPITAKVVADLITGVGCSRLLTIDLHADQIQGFFKIPVDNIYSTPVMIDDIRQQGLDDAVVVSPDVGGVVRARAIAKRLNNSNFAIIDKRRPNPNEAQVMHLIGDVDGKDCIIVDDIVDTAGTLCSAAAALKKHGAKRVFAYCTHPVLSGNALENIKNSVLDQLIVTDTIPLSAAAEGIKQIRQISLSVVLAEAIHRIDAQESVSEMFLD; encoded by the coding sequence GTGCGCAATAGCCGTGATATGATGATTTTCAGCGGTAACGCTAATCGACCTTTGGCAGAAAAAGTCGCGGCCCATCTGAAAATTCCCTTAGGCCAAGCAGAAGTTGGTCGCTTCAGCGATGGTGAAATCCGCGCTGAGCTCAAAGAGCATGTGCGTGGTTGTGATACCTTTATTATTCAACCTACCTGCGCCCCTACCAACGATTTCCTGATGGAATTAGCCATTATCGCTGACACCTTGCGTCGTTCTTCTGCGGCAACGGTCACCGCCGTCGTACCCTATTACGGTTACGCCCGCCAAGATCGTCGTATCCGTTCTGCACGGGTACCGATTACCGCGAAAGTCGTGGCTGATCTGATTACTGGCGTAGGCTGCTCTCGCCTACTCACCATCGACCTACATGCTGATCAAATTCAGGGGTTTTTTAAGATCCCCGTTGATAACATTTACAGTACCCCTGTGATGATCGATGACATTCGCCAGCAAGGTTTAGACGATGCTGTCGTCGTGTCGCCAGATGTCGGCGGTGTTGTACGTGCACGCGCGATTGCAAAACGATTGAATAACAGCAACTTTGCAATTATCGATAAACGTCGCCCTAACCCGAATGAAGCACAAGTCATGCACCTAATCGGGGATGTTGATGGCAAAGATTGTATTATCGTCGATGATATTGTCGATACCGCGGGCACATTATGCAGCGCAGCCGCTGCCCTGAAAAAACATGGCGCAAAACGCGTATTTGCTTATTGCACCCACCCGGTCTTATCCGGTAATGCCCTGGAAAACATCAAAAATTCTGTGCTCGATCAACTAATCGTTACGGATACCATTCCTTTGTCTGCAGCTGCAGAAGGAATCAAACAGATTCGTCAAATCAGTTTGAGTGTTGTCTTAGCTGAAGCGATACACCGTATCGATGCGCAAGAGTCTGTTAGTGAGATGTTTCTGGATTAA
- a CDS encoding ATPase, with amino-acid sequence MREVIREIITSFHQEALPSAMPRELAYPVLPASIRKAVVFTGMRRVGKTYLMYRHMQQQLEHGLDKTKLLYINFEDDRLSAFTVDDFQTVLDVYVELYPQHINASDVAFYLDEIQTIDSWELFIRRLLDKEKMAITISGSSSKLLSKEIATSLRGRCVTQEVTPLSLREYLAYRKVDIKKSVTKKHLATMLHHANDYLNRGGFPETLDLDSGLHRNIVQSYVNATVFRDVIQRYAIKNSGVVKLFLLYCLQSISSLLSVTKVYKDLKSRGASVGRDSLYRYLEYFEDAFLLFRVPIYLLSARNRQLHPMKIYCVDPGIITAYSMKKDREAGVQLENAVYVQLRRLGCEDIFYYKTQSGKEVDFIAQQSNGEKRLYQVCLDMRDEKTRHREISALEEAARELDMQEGTIITRDYREDIKLDGLTIQAISYAEWAL; translated from the coding sequence ATGCGCGAAGTTATCAGAGAAATTATTACGAGCTTTCATCAAGAAGCGTTACCAAGTGCCATGCCGAGAGAGCTAGCCTATCCTGTTTTACCTGCATCAATAAGAAAAGCGGTTGTGTTTACGGGTATGCGTCGCGTGGGTAAAACATATTTGATGTATCGGCATATGCAGCAGCAGTTAGAGCATGGTTTAGATAAAACAAAGTTACTATACATCAACTTTGAAGATGATCGTTTATCAGCATTTACTGTCGATGACTTTCAAACGGTTTTAGATGTGTATGTTGAGCTTTATCCTCAACATATTAATGCGAGTGATGTGGCTTTTTATCTTGATGAAATTCAAACAATAGATAGCTGGGAATTATTTATTAGAAGACTGTTAGATAAAGAAAAAATGGCTATTACTATCTCGGGCTCATCTTCTAAATTATTAAGCAAAGAAATTGCAACAAGCTTGCGTGGGCGTTGTGTTACGCAGGAAGTGACGCCGCTTAGTTTGCGGGAATATTTAGCTTATCGAAAAGTTGATATAAAGAAATCGGTTACAAAAAAACATCTGGCTACGATGCTGCATCATGCTAATGATTATTTGAATCGGGGTGGTTTTCCTGAAACTTTAGATTTAGATTCAGGATTGCACCGCAATATTGTTCAGTCTTACGTGAATGCGACAGTGTTTCGTGATGTCATTCAGCGTTATGCGATAAAAAATTCAGGTGTCGTAAAACTGTTTTTATTATACTGTCTACAAAGCATCTCATCATTATTGAGTGTAACGAAAGTTTATAAAGACTTAAAATCTAGGGGAGCGTCTGTTGGGCGGGATTCTTTGTATCGTTATCTTGAGTATTTTGAAGATGCTTTTTTACTGTTCCGAGTGCCGATTTATTTGCTGTCTGCGAGAAACCGCCAACTTCACCCCATGAAAATTTACTGTGTTGATCCTGGCATTATTACCGCTTATTCAATGAAAAAAGATCGTGAGGCCGGTGTACAACTTGAAAATGCTGTGTATGTGCAGTTACGGCGTTTAGGTTGTGAAGATATTTTCTATTATAAGACCCAGTCGGGGAAAGAAGTAGATTTTATTGCGCAACAGTCGAATGGTGAAAAACGCTTATACCAAGTTTGTTTGGACATGCGTGATGAAAAAACACGTCATCGTGAAATCAGTGCCTTGGAAGAGGCTGCCAGAGAGTTAGATATGCAGGAAGGCACAATAATCACGCGAGATTATCGTGAAGACATCAAGTTGGATGGCCTCACGATACAGGCGATTTCTTACGCTGAGTGGGCGCTATAG
- a CDS encoding UPF0721 transmembrane protein — translation MDILLYLLIGALTGTVAGLLGVGGGLMVVPALDLMLAPIMPHAVVMRVAAGSSLAIMIPTAFSACLSHQLRGNVLWRVWLRLLPGVLLGILSGATVAHVIPSLWLRIAFGAFAIVIAYRMFRLVKPKLERRLPSLWGMTSVAFAIGAKSGALGLGGGALSVPFLTRYNVPMHQARGTSSALSLTIACIGSIAFAWHGAAHMGHIADASGYIYWPAVYSIAPASLCFAPLGTWLGNRVSVPLLKRVFALFLLAVAINMFWMSA, via the coding sequence GTGGACATCTTACTTTACCTCCTCATCGGCGCATTAACGGGCACAGTAGCAGGTCTACTGGGCGTGGGTGGTGGCTTAATGGTTGTGCCGGCACTTGATTTAATGCTTGCCCCGATTATGCCGCACGCTGTCGTGATGCGTGTTGCCGCAGGCTCCTCTTTAGCGATTATGATCCCGACGGCATTTAGTGCTTGTTTATCACATCAGCTACGTGGCAATGTGTTGTGGCGTGTTTGGTTGCGTTTATTACCAGGTGTTTTGTTGGGTATTTTATCCGGTGCGACAGTCGCCCACGTGATCCCGAGTCTCTGGTTACGCATTGCTTTTGGTGCTTTTGCGATTGTGATTGCTTACCGCATGTTTCGCCTAGTTAAACCCAAACTTGAACGACGCTTGCCGAGTTTATGGGGAATGACCAGCGTGGCGTTTGCTATTGGTGCTAAATCAGGTGCACTTGGTTTAGGGGGCGGCGCATTATCCGTACCTTTCTTAACACGTTACAATGTCCCTATGCATCAAGCACGTGGTACCTCGTCAGCGCTTAGTTTAACGATTGCCTGTATCGGTAGTATCGCTTTCGCGTGGCATGGTGCAGCGCATATGGGACATATTGCGGATGCGAGTGGCTATATTTATTGGCCGGCTGTTTATAGCATTGCGCCAGCAAGCTTATGTTTTGCGCCACTTGGCACTTGGTTGGGTAACCGAGTATCTGTCCCTTTGCTGAAGCGTGTGTTTGCACTATTTTTACTGGCTGTTGCCATCAATATGTTTTGGATGAGCGCTTAG
- the fum gene encoding fumarate hydratase class II produces MAKMRTETDSMGQIDVPADRYWGAQTQRSLHHFAIGHDTMPPALIKAFGILKKSAALTNEALGKLPTEKAKLIAQAADEVIAEKLNDHFPLRIWQTGSGTQTNMNTNEVIANRAIEINGGKLGSKEPVHPNDHVNMSQSSNDTFPTAMYIAAATSVNEKLLPAIVELRDAFVKKQHEFNDIVKIGRTHLQDAVPLTLAQEFSGYVAQLSDSIDYIERSLNGLYQLAIGGTAVGTGLNAHPDFGDQVAARIAKETDLPFVSSANKFSSLAAHDALVMASSALRGLACAVMKIANDIRWLGSGPRCGLGELHLPENEPGSSIMPGKVNPTQCEAITMVCAQVMGNDAGVGFAGSQGNFELNVYKPMMIYNFMHSLTLLSDASDMFRQFCVTGLEANKERITYFLQQSLMLVTALNPVIGYDKAAAIAHKALHDQSTLKEAAVALGHLTAEEFDAAVKPEEMTAPK; encoded by the coding sequence GTGGCTAAAATGAGAACAGAGACAGACAGTATGGGTCAAATTGATGTGCCAGCCGATCGTTATTGGGGCGCACAAACGCAACGTTCCTTACATCATTTTGCTATTGGGCATGACACGATGCCACCTGCGTTGATTAAGGCGTTTGGGATCCTAAAAAAATCTGCAGCCTTAACGAATGAAGCCTTAGGTAAGTTACCGACAGAGAAAGCGAAGCTGATTGCACAAGCGGCGGATGAAGTGATTGCTGAAAAGCTTAACGATCATTTTCCATTACGCATTTGGCAAACCGGTAGTGGTACGCAAACCAATATGAATACGAACGAAGTCATTGCAAATCGCGCGATTGAAATTAACGGTGGTAAGTTGGGTAGCAAAGAACCAGTGCATCCTAACGATCATGTGAATATGTCACAGTCCTCGAACGATACATTTCCAACCGCGATGTATATTGCGGCAGCGACGTCAGTGAATGAAAAATTATTGCCAGCGATTGTTGAGTTGCGCGATGCATTCGTTAAAAAACAGCATGAATTCAATGATATTGTGAAAATTGGTCGTACGCATTTACAAGATGCAGTGCCATTAACTTTAGCGCAAGAATTCTCGGGTTATGTGGCGCAATTAAGTGATTCGATTGACTATATTGAACGTTCTTTAAATGGCTTATACCAGCTTGCGATTGGCGGAACAGCCGTGGGCACAGGTTTAAATGCACATCCTGATTTTGGCGATCAGGTTGCTGCACGTATTGCGAAAGAAACGGATCTACCTTTTGTGTCTTCCGCCAATAAATTTTCATCGCTAGCTGCACACGATGCATTGGTGATGGCGAGCAGTGCCTTGCGTGGCTTAGCGTGCGCTGTGATGAAAATTGCGAATGATATTCGTTGGTTAGGTTCGGGTCCTCGTTGTGGTTTAGGTGAATTACATTTGCCGGAAAACGAGCCGGGTTCATCGATTATGCCAGGAAAAGTTAATCCCACGCAGTGCGAAGCGATCACCATGGTGTGTGCACAAGTGATGGGGAATGATGCGGGTGTAGGGTTTGCGGGTAGCCAAGGTAACTTCGAATTGAATGTGTATAAACCCATGATGATTTATAACTTCATGCATTCGCTAACTTTGTTAAGTGATGCCAGCGATATGTTCCGTCAATTTTGTGTGACGGGCTTAGAAGCGAACAAAGAAAGAATTACCTATTTCTTACAGCAATCCTTGATGTTAGTGACGGCCTTAAATCCTGTGATTGGTTACGATAAAGCAGCGGCCATTGCGCATAAAGCATTGCATGATCAATCTACCTTAAAAGAAGCTGCCGTAGCGCTGGGCCATTTAACCGCAGAAGAATTTGATGCGGCGGTTAAGCCAGAAGAAATGACTGCACCGAAGTAA
- the accB gene encoding acetyl-CoA carboxylase biotin carboxyl carrier protein subunit → MDIRKVKKLIELIDETGVFEIEIKEGEESVRICRGAPAAAAQMIAAPPVAAAPTAAPAAPTAAAEKPAEESNKLSGHVVTSPMVGTLYTAPAPTSPAFVEVGHTVKKGDVLCIVEAMKMMNQIDADKDGVVKARLVDNGQPVEFGQPLFVIE, encoded by the coding sequence ATGGATATACGTAAGGTCAAAAAACTCATCGAACTGATCGATGAAACCGGTGTTTTCGAAATTGAGATCAAAGAAGGCGAAGAATCTGTGCGCATTTGCCGTGGCGCACCTGCTGCTGCCGCACAAATGATTGCAGCACCCCCAGTCGCCGCAGCACCTACCGCCGCGCCTGCAGCACCCACAGCCGCCGCTGAAAAGCCTGCTGAGGAATCTAATAAACTATCGGGTCATGTGGTTACATCGCCGATGGTTGGCACCCTATATACTGCACCTGCACCCACCTCACCCGCATTTGTAGAGGTAGGCCACACAGTGAAAAAAGGTGATGTACTCTGCATTGTTGAAGCCATGAAAATGATGAACCAAATCGACGCTGACAAAGACGGCGTAGTAAAAGCACGCCTTGTCGACAACGGACAACCCGTTGAATTTGGTCAACCATTGTTTGTCATTGAATAA
- the lgt gene encoding prolipoprotein diacylglyceryl transferase: protein MLTYPTIDPIAFHLGPIAVHWYGIMYLLGFGLAWVLALHRAKLTPDQWQKKTVEDLIFYCAVGVIIGGRVGYMLFYDTHILLSKPWMLFEVWQGGMSFHGGLLGVTIALICFARRQGMSFLSVADFVVPLVPIGLCLGRVGNFINGELWGRVSSAPWAMMFPTGGPFPRHPSQLYECFFEGVVLFTVLWLYSRQARPKGAVSAWFLILYGVFRFSLEFFRQPDPQLGFVFCHWMTMGQLLSLPMIIAGIILWVIAHRTSST from the coding sequence GTGTTAACCTATCCCACAATCGATCCTATCGCCTTTCATCTTGGTCCCATTGCAGTGCACTGGTATGGGATCATGTATTTATTAGGTTTTGGTTTAGCGTGGGTTTTGGCATTACACCGTGCGAAACTAACACCAGATCAATGGCAAAAGAAAACCGTTGAAGATTTAATTTTTTATTGTGCTGTGGGTGTCATTATTGGCGGTCGTGTTGGCTACATGCTGTTTTACGATACGCATATTTTGTTGAGCAAACCATGGATGCTATTTGAGGTTTGGCAAGGGGGCATGTCTTTCCATGGTGGCTTGCTAGGCGTGACCATTGCACTGATTTGTTTTGCTAGACGACAAGGCATGAGTTTTCTTTCCGTCGCTGATTTTGTTGTGCCGTTGGTGCCGATTGGTTTGTGTCTAGGGCGGGTAGGTAATTTTATTAATGGTGAATTATGGGGGCGTGTGAGTAGCGCACCTTGGGCCATGATGTTTCCGACAGGTGGCCCGTTCCCACGGCATCCTTCGCAACTCTATGAATGTTTTTTTGAAGGGGTCGTATTGTTCACTGTTCTCTGGCTTTATAGTCGACAGGCCCGGCCTAAAGGCGCTGTATCGGCTTGGTTTCTTATACTGTATGGCGTGTTTCGTTTTAGTCTGGAGTTTTTCCGTCAACCAGATCCCCAATTGGGCTTTGTGTTTTGCCATTGGATGACAATGGGGCAATTGCTCTCCCTTCCGATGATCATTGCCGGTATAATACTTTGGGTAATTGCGCATAGGACATCAAGCACATGA
- the fis gene encoding DNA-binding protein Fis, whose amino-acid sequence MTTLHDNTQTQPASTETKSLRQHVKDAMLRYFDQLGGTEPANLYEMVLNEIEAPFLEAVMQFTRGNQSRAARILGLSRGTLRKKLKQYDLL is encoded by the coding sequence ATGACGACATTACACGACAACACTCAAACACAGCCCGCTAGCACGGAAACGAAAAGCCTACGCCAGCACGTTAAAGACGCAATGTTGCGCTACTTTGACCAGCTAGGTGGTACCGAGCCAGCAAATCTATACGAAATGGTCTTAAACGAAATTGAAGCCCCTTTCTTGGAAGCGGTTATGCAGTTTACCCGTGGAAACCAAAGCCGTGCTGCCCGTATCTTGGGTCTGAGCCGTGGCACGCTACGTAAAAAACTCAAGCAGTACGATTTACTGTAG
- the prmA gene encoding ribosomal protein L11 methyltransferase gives MPWQQLTIPTTAEAAESLEDLLSEWGAVAVTLQDAGDDPILEPGVDATPLWAEAILTALFTLDENLDVVLLQLQQHCTPEAFSQITKSLLPDQAWERAWLQDFKPMHFGHDLWVCPSTADTPNDTAKVVWLDPGLAFGSGTHETTSLCLQWLAAHPPVNESIIDFGCGSGILAIAALTLGAKHVLAIDNDPQAIDATLDNATRNTTPAHQLTCRLPNDKPLPASPFIVANILAAPLIELAPQLSAALTTNGTLLLSGILAHQADSVVAAYAPQCQLVDKAVAGDWVRLVFSRRS, from the coding sequence ATGCCATGGCAACAACTCACAATACCGACCACCGCTGAAGCGGCAGAATCACTCGAAGATTTACTCAGCGAGTGGGGTGCTGTTGCCGTCACACTGCAAGATGCCGGTGATGACCCTATCCTAGAGCCAGGCGTTGATGCCACACCACTATGGGCAGAAGCAATACTCACCGCACTATTTACTTTGGATGAGAATCTCGATGTTGTCTTGTTACAATTACAACAACACTGTACACCAGAAGCCTTTTCGCAAATCACAAAAAGCTTGTTACCGGATCAAGCATGGGAACGTGCTTGGTTGCAAGATTTTAAACCCATGCATTTTGGTCACGACTTATGGGTGTGTCCTAGCACCGCTGATACACCAAACGATACGGCAAAAGTTGTTTGGCTAGATCCCGGTTTAGCATTTGGTAGTGGCACGCATGAAACAACCAGTCTATGTTTACAGTGGTTAGCAGCCCACCCGCCTGTTAATGAATCCATTATCGATTTTGGTTGCGGCTCCGGCATCTTAGCGATTGCCGCGCTAACATTAGGCGCCAAACACGTACTGGCCATCGACAATGATCCGCAAGCCATTGATGCAACGCTTGATAATGCCACACGAAATACGACGCCAGCGCATCAATTAACGTGTCGCTTACCCAATGACAAACCATTACCTGCATCGCCTTTCATTGTCGCCAATATTTTAGCGGCCCCCCTCATCGAATTAGCGCCGCAACTTAGCGCCGCCTTGACAACAAATGGAACACTGCTGCTATCCGGCATCCTTGCCCATCAAGCAGATAGTGTTGTGGCCGCCTATGCACCACAATGCCAGCTTGTGGATAAGGCTGTCGCGGGTGATTGGGTGAGATTGGTCTTTTCCCGTCGCTCATAA
- the thyA gene encoding thymidylate synthase has product MKQYLECLNHVLKNGVKKTDRTGTGTLSTFGYQMRFDLQQGFPLITTKKCHTKSIFHELLWFLSGDTNVAYLQDNKVRIWNEWADEQGNLGPVYGKQWRAWETKDGRVIDQIQDVMDRIKTDPDSRRLIVNAWNVGELEQMALPPCHMMFQFYVANNRLSCQLYQRSADTFLGVPFNIASYSLLIHMMAQQCGLEVGEFVWTGGDVHIYTNHLEQVKEQLSREPFPLPTLNILRKPDSLFDYRFDDFEIVDYQAHPHIKGKVAV; this is encoded by the coding sequence ATGAAACAATATCTAGAATGTTTAAACCACGTATTAAAAAATGGGGTTAAAAAAACTGATCGCACCGGGACTGGTACCTTGAGTACCTTCGGTTATCAGATGCGCTTTGATTTGCAGCAGGGTTTTCCTTTAATTACCACAAAAAAATGTCATACCAAAAGTATTTTTCATGAGTTGTTGTGGTTTTTAAGTGGTGATACGAATGTTGCTTACCTTCAAGATAATAAAGTCCGCATTTGGAATGAGTGGGCGGATGAGCAGGGTAACTTAGGTCCTGTCTACGGCAAACAATGGCGCGCTTGGGAAACCAAAGATGGTCGCGTGATCGATCAAATACAAGATGTGATGGATCGTATTAAAACGGATCCTGACTCACGCCGCTTGATTGTGAATGCCTGGAATGTGGGTGAGCTTGAGCAAATGGCCTTGCCACCTTGTCATATGATGTTTCAATTTTATGTCGCAAATAACCGTTTATCTTGTCAGCTTTATCAGCGATCTGCAGATACTTTCCTTGGTGTACCGTTTAATATTGCCTCGTATTCCTTGTTGATACATATGATGGCGCAGCAGTGTGGTTTGGAGGTGGGTGAGTTTGTCTGGACGGGTGGTGATGTACACATTTACACGAATCATTTAGAGCAAGTGAAAGAGCAACTATCACGAGAACCTTTCCCACTGCCTACACTGAATATTTTGCGGAAACCTGATTCGTTATTCGATTATCGCTTTGATGATTTTGAGATTGTGGATTACCAAGCACATCCGCATATCAAAGGTAAAGTGGCTGTTTGA